A region from the Microbacterium lacus genome encodes:
- a CDS encoding acyltransferase family protein, with protein MPTGAAVGQIAPEGAKKSFFRPDIQGLRTVAVVAVILDHLFGWPVGGFVGVDVFFVISGFLITGLLLREHDKTGTISFGGFYIRRVKRIMPAALLVIIVTVGAGYLFFNSLRAAQTLWDGIWATLFAANWHYAIQGTDYFNAGSAISPLQHYWSLAVEEQFYFIWPWLMLLIFWIVGKRRSSDVLLAHRAVGIAMAVIVVGSFAWALYETSTNPTWAYFSLFTRAWELGIGALLAVIAGSLARIPSLARPFLGWIGLVGIAASLFVVNDANGGFPAPWAALPVLSTALVIAAGTGGKQRYLWPIMNPVTSWIGDISYSLYIWHFPLIIFGIALFGDDPLVLGSIFVLTFAVAWVSYVLVEDPLRRARWYGGRSAHRRSKKRLFPDGVWTRQEGIIGVGALAVIVAIMSATAFVSVEPPASASSYKRDTTESPTPTADAASTTPELDALQGEISAALNTVTWPTNLTPTMDDAIAEDQAPADIYGCGFVNRDEAGCTWGDPNAAHSIVLVGNSISMTYVQAIRSAIGTDTGWRIVSWGMFGCPFTDWAVDNINEDRQRPSGCDDRHNQAVDAINSMAPDVVVVSGLLSEEGARAQLSKITTSPRILFTPGPPTTENPQDCYTPTSTPTACVSTVPADWAATERKLEDVGTLVDTRPWFCAFGKCPPFVGTIPMKIDSGHMTAEYADRIAPVIREYLTAAGIGFPQAP; from the coding sequence ATGCCTACCGGAGCCGCAGTCGGTCAGATCGCTCCCGAGGGTGCGAAGAAGTCATTCTTCCGCCCCGATATTCAGGGACTCAGGACGGTCGCCGTCGTCGCGGTGATCCTCGACCACCTCTTCGGGTGGCCCGTCGGCGGGTTCGTCGGCGTCGACGTTTTCTTCGTCATCAGCGGATTTCTGATCACCGGCCTACTGCTCCGCGAGCACGACAAAACGGGGACCATCTCCTTTGGCGGCTTCTACATCCGCCGGGTCAAGCGCATCATGCCCGCCGCGCTGCTCGTGATCATCGTCACGGTCGGCGCCGGCTACCTGTTCTTCAACTCCCTTCGCGCCGCTCAGACGCTGTGGGACGGGATCTGGGCGACGCTCTTCGCCGCCAACTGGCACTACGCCATCCAGGGCACCGACTACTTCAACGCCGGCTCCGCAATCTCACCCCTGCAGCACTACTGGTCGCTCGCGGTCGAGGAGCAGTTCTACTTCATCTGGCCCTGGCTGATGCTGCTCATCTTCTGGATCGTCGGCAAGCGTCGCAGCTCCGACGTCCTCCTCGCGCACCGCGCAGTCGGCATCGCGATGGCCGTCATTGTCGTGGGATCCTTTGCCTGGGCCCTCTACGAGACCTCCACTAATCCGACCTGGGCCTACTTCTCCCTGTTCACCCGAGCGTGGGAACTCGGAATCGGCGCTCTCCTCGCCGTCATCGCCGGTTCGCTGGCGCGCATCCCATCTCTTGCACGCCCCTTTCTGGGATGGATCGGACTCGTCGGCATCGCCGCCTCGCTCTTCGTCGTAAACGACGCGAACGGCGGATTCCCCGCTCCATGGGCGGCGCTTCCCGTGCTGTCGACCGCGCTCGTCATCGCCGCAGGAACCGGCGGTAAGCAGCGTTACCTCTGGCCGATCATGAACCCCGTCACCTCGTGGATCGGCGACATCTCGTACAGCCTGTACATCTGGCACTTCCCCCTGATCATCTTCGGCATCGCACTCTTCGGCGATGACCCTCTCGTGCTCGGGTCCATTTTCGTTCTCACGTTCGCGGTGGCGTGGGTGTCCTACGTACTCGTCGAGGATCCCCTTCGCCGCGCTCGGTGGTATGGCGGCCGCAGTGCCCACCGCCGATCCAAGAAGCGCCTCTTCCCCGACGGCGTCTGGACGCGCCAGGAAGGCATCATCGGCGTCGGCGCACTGGCCGTCATCGTCGCCATCATGAGTGCCACTGCGTTCGTGAGCGTCGAGCCTCCCGCCTCCGCTTCGTCGTACAAACGCGACACCACCGAGAGCCCGACCCCGACGGCGGACGCCGCATCCACAACCCCCGAGCTCGATGCCCTACAAGGCGAGATCTCTGCGGCTCTCAACACCGTGACGTGGCCGACCAATCTGACGCCCACTATGGATGACGCGATCGCAGAGGACCAGGCACCGGCCGACATCTACGGGTGCGGTTTCGTCAATCGTGACGAAGCGGGGTGCACCTGGGGTGATCCGAATGCGGCTCACTCAATCGTCCTCGTCGGCAACTCGATCAGCATGACCTATGTGCAAGCTATCCGTTCCGCTATCGGAACCGACACAGGATGGCGAATAGTTTCCTGGGGCATGTTCGGGTGCCCGTTCACCGACTGGGCGGTGGACAACATCAATGAGGACAGGCAACGGCCGAGTGGCTGCGACGACCGACATAACCAGGCGGTAGATGCCATTAACTCGATGGCGCCCGACGTCGTCGTCGTAAGCGGTCTCTTGAGCGAAGAGGGAGCACGCGCCCAGCTCAGCAAGATCACGACGTCCCCACGAATCCTTTTCACTCCAGGGCCCCCGACGACCGAGAACCCTCAGGACTGCTACACACCAACGAGCACGCCGACGGCCTGCGTAAGCACTGTTCCTGCCGACTGGGCGGCGACTGAGCGGAAGCTTGAAGACGTCGGCACCTTGGTCGACACTCGTCCGTGGTTCTGTGCCTTCGGCAAGTGCCCCCCGTTCGTTGGCACGATCCCAATGAAGATCGACAGCGGGCATATGACCGCGGAGTACGCCGATCGGATTGCGCCGGTCATTCGTGAGTACCTGACGGCTGCCGGAATCGGCTTCCCGCAAGCGCCCTAG
- a CDS encoding sugar transferase, with protein MTAGATIRPAVSTTATSSRTFDWRRQYARQVAITDLIVLIWAVFGTQLVWFGLGSAEVSIREDSRLSDISYWTFSTGLIAVWMILLATFDTRGYRVIGAGSIEYKRIFELSVRLFGAIAILAFLLRVDVARGYLLISFPLGVAALCVSRWLWRKWLIAKRANGEWVARVLLVGSEQSVATIARELARSSGAGYHVVGACVPSGRIADTIEGTDIPVMGSVDAVDRAMRACGADTVAVTSTDDLPADKVKQISWNLQPGRQHLVLTPSIVDIAGPRLMTRPVAGLPLIHVETPRFTLGQRIVKRTVDLVLSGIGIVLLSPVLLVLALLVRADSPGPVLFRQTRVGLRGETFTMLKYRSMVIDAEARLQALRDQARDAGNDVMFKMKDDPRITRIGGFMRRFSLDELPQLFNVFGGSMSLIGPRPPLVHEVELYDPHVHRRFLAKPGITGLWQVSGRSNLSWDDTVRLDLYYVENWSLTGDVVILAKTVKAVLASDGAF; from the coding sequence TTGACGGCCGGAGCGACTATTCGCCCCGCGGTCTCGACAACGGCGACGAGCTCTCGCACCTTCGACTGGCGTCGGCAGTATGCCCGCCAGGTAGCCATCACTGACCTGATCGTTCTGATCTGGGCGGTCTTCGGCACGCAGCTGGTGTGGTTCGGGCTCGGCAGCGCCGAGGTGTCGATCCGCGAGGATTCACGACTCAGCGACATCAGCTATTGGACCTTCTCGACGGGCCTCATCGCGGTCTGGATGATCCTGCTGGCGACCTTCGACACCCGCGGCTATCGCGTGATAGGCGCCGGTTCGATCGAGTACAAGCGCATCTTCGAACTCAGCGTGCGCCTCTTCGGGGCCATCGCGATCCTCGCGTTCCTCCTCCGCGTCGATGTCGCCCGTGGCTACCTCCTGATCTCGTTCCCGCTCGGGGTCGCCGCGCTCTGCGTCAGCCGGTGGCTGTGGCGCAAGTGGCTCATCGCCAAGCGCGCGAACGGCGAATGGGTTGCTCGAGTCCTCCTCGTCGGCTCGGAGCAGTCGGTCGCGACGATCGCTCGCGAACTCGCCCGTAGCTCGGGTGCCGGCTATCACGTGGTCGGTGCGTGTGTGCCTTCGGGCCGCATCGCCGACACGATCGAGGGCACCGACATCCCGGTCATGGGCAGCGTCGATGCGGTCGATCGCGCCATGCGCGCCTGTGGTGCCGACACTGTCGCGGTGACCAGCACCGACGACCTGCCCGCCGACAAGGTGAAGCAGATCAGCTGGAACCTGCAGCCGGGTCGCCAGCACCTCGTTCTCACCCCGAGCATCGTCGACATCGCCGGCCCTCGGCTCATGACGCGTCCGGTCGCCGGTCTCCCTCTCATCCACGTGGAGACACCGCGATTCACCCTCGGTCAGCGGATCGTCAAGCGCACGGTGGACCTCGTTCTCTCGGGAATCGGCATCGTCCTCCTCTCTCCCGTTCTGCTCGTACTCGCCCTGCTTGTGCGAGCCGACTCCCCCGGTCCGGTGCTGTTCCGCCAGACGCGCGTGGGTCTGCGCGGCGAGACCTTCACGATGCTGAAGTACCGCTCGATGGTCATCGACGCCGAGGCACGTCTGCAGGCGCTGCGTGATCAGGCTCGGGATGCCGGCAACGACGTCATGTTCAAGATGAAGGACGACCCGCGCATCACGCGGATCGGCGGATTCATGCGCCGATTCAGCCTCGACGAACTGCCCCAGCTGTTCAACGTCTTCGGCGGCAGCATGTCCCTCATCGGCCCCCGCCCGCCGCTCGTGCACGAGGTCGAACTGTATGACCCGCACGTGCACCGCCGCTTCCTCGCCAAGCCCGGCATCACCGGCCTCTGGCAGGTGAGCGGCCGCAGCAACCTGTCGTGGGACGACACGGTGCGCCTCGACCTCTACTACGTCGAGAACTGGTCACTGACCGGCGACGTCGTCATCCTGGCGAAGACCGTCAAGGCCGTCCTGGCTAGCGACGGGGCGTTCTAA